In Panthera tigris isolate Pti1 chromosome C1, P.tigris_Pti1_mat1.1, whole genome shotgun sequence, the following proteins share a genomic window:
- the HDAC1 gene encoding histone deacetylase 1 isoform X1, whose protein sequence is MAQTQGTRRKVCYYYDGDVGNYYYGQGHPMKPHRIRMTHNLLLNYGLYRKMEIYRPHKANAEEMTKYHSDDYIKFLRSIRPDNMSEYSKQMQRFNVGEDCPVFDGLFEFCQLSTGGSVASAVKLNKQQTDIAVNWAGGLHHAKKSEASGFCYVNDIVLAILELLKYHQRVLYIDIDIHHGDGVEEAFYTTDRVMTVSFHKYGEYFPGTGDLRDIGAGKGKYYAVNYPLRDGIDDESYEAIFKPVMSKVMEMFQPSAVVLQCGSDSLSGDRLGCFNLTIKGHAKCVEFVKSFNLPMLMLGGGGYTIRNVARCWTYETAVALDTEIPNELPYNDYFEYFGPDFKLHISPSNMTNQNTNEYLEKIKQRLFENLRMLPHAPGVQMQVIPEDAIPEESGDEDEEDPDKRISICSSDKRIACEEEFSDSDEEGEGGRKNSSNFKKAKRVKTEDEKEKDPEEKKEVTEEEKTKEEKQEAKGVKEEVKLA, encoded by the exons GGGATGTTGGAAATTACTATTATGGACAAGGCCACCCAATGAAGCCTCACCGAATCCGCATGACTCACAATTTGCTACTTAACTATGGTCTCTAtcgaaaaatggaaatatat CGCCCTCACAAGGCCAATGCTGAGGAGATGACCAAGTACCACAGTGACGACTACATTAAATTCTTGCGCTCCATCCGCCCAGATAACATGTCTGAGTACAGCAAACAGATGCAGAGAT TCAACGTTGGTGAGGACTGTCCGGTATTTGATGGCCTGTTTGAGTTCTGTCAGTTATCTACTGGTGGCTCTGTGG CAAGTGCTGTGAAACTTAATAAGCAGCAGACGGACATCGCTGTGAATTGGGCTGGGGGCCTGCATCATGCAAAGAAGTCTGAGGCATCTGGCTTCTGTTACGTCAATGATATCGTCTTGGCCATCCTGGAACTGCTAAA GTATCACCAGAGGGTGCTGTATATTGACATTGATATTCACCACGGCGATGGCGTGGAAGAGGCCTTCTATACCACAGACCGGGTCATGACTGTGTCCTTTCATAAATACGGAGAGTACTTCCCGGGAACTGGGGACCTACGG GATATTGGGGCTGGCAAAGGCAAGTATTACGCTGTTAACTACCCGCTCCGAGATGGGATCGATGACGAGTCCTATGAGGCCATTTTCAAGCCG GTCATGTCCAAAGTAATGGAGATGTTCCAACCCAGTGCAGTTGTCTTACAGTGTGGCTCTGACTCCCTATCTGGGGATCGGTTAGGTTGCTTCAACCTGACCATCAAAG GGCACGCCAAGTGTGTAGAGTTTGTGAAGAGCTTCAACCTGCCTATGCTGATGCTGGGAGGAGGTGGTTATACCATCCGTAACGTGGCCCGCTGCTGGACGTATGAAACAGCCGTGGCTCTGGACACGGAGATCCCAAATG AGCTTCCATACAACGACTACTTCGAATACTTTGGACCAGATTTCAAACTTCACATCAGTCCTTCCAATATGACCAACCAGAACACCAATGAGTACCTGGAGAAGATCAA ACAGCGACTGTTTGAGAACCTGCGAATGCTGCCCCACGCACCTGGGGTCCAAATGCAGGTGATTCCTGAGGATGCCATTCCAGAGGAGAGTGGCGACGAGGACGAAGAAGACCCTGACAAGCGCATCTCGA TCTGTTCCTCTGACAAACGAATCGCCTGTGAGGAAGAGTTCTCGGACTCTGATGAAGAGGGAGAAGGCGGTCGCAAGAACTCTTCCAACTTCAAAAAAGCCAAGAGAGTCAAAACTgaggatgaaaaagagaaagatccagaagagaagaaag AAgtcacagaagaggagaaaaccaaGGAGGAGAAGCAAGAAGCCAAAGG GGTCAAGGAGGAGGTCAAGTTGGCCTGA
- the HDAC1 gene encoding histone deacetylase 1 isoform X4, with protein MTKYHSDDYIKFLRSIRPDNMSEYSKQMQRFNVGEDCPVFDGLFEFCQLSTGGSVASAVKLNKQQTDIAVNWAGGLHHAKKSEASGFCYVNDIVLAILELLKYHQRVLYIDIDIHHGDGVEEAFYTTDRVMTVSFHKYGEYFPGTGDLRDIGAGKGKYYAVNYPLRDGIDDESYEAIFKPVMSKVMEMFQPSAVVLQCGSDSLSGDRLGCFNLTIKGHAKCVEFVKSFNLPMLMLGGGGYTIRNVARCWTYETAVALDTEIPNELPYNDYFEYFGPDFKLHISPSNMTNQNTNEYLEKIKQRLFENLRMLPHAPGVQMQVIPEDAIPEESGDEDEEDPDKRISICSSDKRIACEEEFSDSDEEGEGGRKNSSNFKKAKRVKTEDEKEKDPEEKKEVTEEEKTKEEKQEAKGVKEEVKLA; from the exons ATGACCAAGTACCACAGTGACGACTACATTAAATTCTTGCGCTCCATCCGCCCAGATAACATGTCTGAGTACAGCAAACAGATGCAGAGAT TCAACGTTGGTGAGGACTGTCCGGTATTTGATGGCCTGTTTGAGTTCTGTCAGTTATCTACTGGTGGCTCTGTGG CAAGTGCTGTGAAACTTAATAAGCAGCAGACGGACATCGCTGTGAATTGGGCTGGGGGCCTGCATCATGCAAAGAAGTCTGAGGCATCTGGCTTCTGTTACGTCAATGATATCGTCTTGGCCATCCTGGAACTGCTAAA GTATCACCAGAGGGTGCTGTATATTGACATTGATATTCACCACGGCGATGGCGTGGAAGAGGCCTTCTATACCACAGACCGGGTCATGACTGTGTCCTTTCATAAATACGGAGAGTACTTCCCGGGAACTGGGGACCTACGG GATATTGGGGCTGGCAAAGGCAAGTATTACGCTGTTAACTACCCGCTCCGAGATGGGATCGATGACGAGTCCTATGAGGCCATTTTCAAGCCG GTCATGTCCAAAGTAATGGAGATGTTCCAACCCAGTGCAGTTGTCTTACAGTGTGGCTCTGACTCCCTATCTGGGGATCGGTTAGGTTGCTTCAACCTGACCATCAAAG GGCACGCCAAGTGTGTAGAGTTTGTGAAGAGCTTCAACCTGCCTATGCTGATGCTGGGAGGAGGTGGTTATACCATCCGTAACGTGGCCCGCTGCTGGACGTATGAAACAGCCGTGGCTCTGGACACGGAGATCCCAAATG AGCTTCCATACAACGACTACTTCGAATACTTTGGACCAGATTTCAAACTTCACATCAGTCCTTCCAATATGACCAACCAGAACACCAATGAGTACCTGGAGAAGATCAA ACAGCGACTGTTTGAGAACCTGCGAATGCTGCCCCACGCACCTGGGGTCCAAATGCAGGTGATTCCTGAGGATGCCATTCCAGAGGAGAGTGGCGACGAGGACGAAGAAGACCCTGACAAGCGCATCTCGA TCTGTTCCTCTGACAAACGAATCGCCTGTGAGGAAGAGTTCTCGGACTCTGATGAAGAGGGAGAAGGCGGTCGCAAGAACTCTTCCAACTTCAAAAAAGCCAAGAGAGTCAAAACTgaggatgaaaaagagaaagatccagaagagaagaaag AAgtcacagaagaggagaaaaccaaGGAGGAGAAGCAAGAAGCCAAAGG GGTCAAGGAGGAGGTCAAGTTGGCCTGA
- the HDAC1 gene encoding histone deacetylase 1 isoform X2, translating into MGEAFHKFKGDVGNYYYGQGHPMKPHRIRMTHNLLLNYGLYRKMEIYRPHKANAEEMTKYHSDDYIKFLRSIRPDNMSEYSKQMQRFNVGEDCPVFDGLFEFCQLSTGGSVASAVKLNKQQTDIAVNWAGGLHHAKKSEASGFCYVNDIVLAILELLKYHQRVLYIDIDIHHGDGVEEAFYTTDRVMTVSFHKYGEYFPGTGDLRDIGAGKGKYYAVNYPLRDGIDDESYEAIFKPVMSKVMEMFQPSAVVLQCGSDSLSGDRLGCFNLTIKGHAKCVEFVKSFNLPMLMLGGGGYTIRNVARCWTYETAVALDTEIPNELPYNDYFEYFGPDFKLHISPSNMTNQNTNEYLEKIKQRLFENLRMLPHAPGVQMQVIPEDAIPEESGDEDEEDPDKRISICSSDKRIACEEEFSDSDEEGEGGRKNSSNFKKAKRVKTEDEKEKDPEEKKEVTEEEKTKEEKQEAKGVKEEVKLA; encoded by the exons ATGGGAGAAGCTTTCCACAAGTTTAAAG GGGATGTTGGAAATTACTATTATGGACAAGGCCACCCAATGAAGCCTCACCGAATCCGCATGACTCACAATTTGCTACTTAACTATGGTCTCTAtcgaaaaatggaaatatat CGCCCTCACAAGGCCAATGCTGAGGAGATGACCAAGTACCACAGTGACGACTACATTAAATTCTTGCGCTCCATCCGCCCAGATAACATGTCTGAGTACAGCAAACAGATGCAGAGAT TCAACGTTGGTGAGGACTGTCCGGTATTTGATGGCCTGTTTGAGTTCTGTCAGTTATCTACTGGTGGCTCTGTGG CAAGTGCTGTGAAACTTAATAAGCAGCAGACGGACATCGCTGTGAATTGGGCTGGGGGCCTGCATCATGCAAAGAAGTCTGAGGCATCTGGCTTCTGTTACGTCAATGATATCGTCTTGGCCATCCTGGAACTGCTAAA GTATCACCAGAGGGTGCTGTATATTGACATTGATATTCACCACGGCGATGGCGTGGAAGAGGCCTTCTATACCACAGACCGGGTCATGACTGTGTCCTTTCATAAATACGGAGAGTACTTCCCGGGAACTGGGGACCTACGG GATATTGGGGCTGGCAAAGGCAAGTATTACGCTGTTAACTACCCGCTCCGAGATGGGATCGATGACGAGTCCTATGAGGCCATTTTCAAGCCG GTCATGTCCAAAGTAATGGAGATGTTCCAACCCAGTGCAGTTGTCTTACAGTGTGGCTCTGACTCCCTATCTGGGGATCGGTTAGGTTGCTTCAACCTGACCATCAAAG GGCACGCCAAGTGTGTAGAGTTTGTGAAGAGCTTCAACCTGCCTATGCTGATGCTGGGAGGAGGTGGTTATACCATCCGTAACGTGGCCCGCTGCTGGACGTATGAAACAGCCGTGGCTCTGGACACGGAGATCCCAAATG AGCTTCCATACAACGACTACTTCGAATACTTTGGACCAGATTTCAAACTTCACATCAGTCCTTCCAATATGACCAACCAGAACACCAATGAGTACCTGGAGAAGATCAA ACAGCGACTGTTTGAGAACCTGCGAATGCTGCCCCACGCACCTGGGGTCCAAATGCAGGTGATTCCTGAGGATGCCATTCCAGAGGAGAGTGGCGACGAGGACGAAGAAGACCCTGACAAGCGCATCTCGA TCTGTTCCTCTGACAAACGAATCGCCTGTGAGGAAGAGTTCTCGGACTCTGATGAAGAGGGAGAAGGCGGTCGCAAGAACTCTTCCAACTTCAAAAAAGCCAAGAGAGTCAAAACTgaggatgaaaaagagaaagatccagaagagaagaaag AAgtcacagaagaggagaaaaccaaGGAGGAGAAGCAAGAAGCCAAAGG GGTCAAGGAGGAGGTCAAGTTGGCCTGA
- the MARCKSL1 gene encoding MARCKS-related protein — MGSQSSKAPRGDVTAEEAAGASPAKANGQENGHVKSNGDLSPKGEGESPPVNGTEEAAGATGDAIEPAPPSQGAEVKGDAPAKETPKKKKKFSFKKPFKLSGLSFKRNRKEGGGDSSASSPTEEEQEQGEIGACSEEGTAQEGKAVATPESQEPQAKGAEASAASKGGDTEEAGPQAAEPSTPSGPESGPTPASEQNE; from the exons ATGGGCAGCCAGAGCTCCAAGGCTCCCCGGGGCGACGTGACCGCCGAGGAGGCAGCAGGCGCTTCCCCTGCTAAGGCCAACGGACAG GAGAATGGCCACGTGAAAAGCAATGGAGACTTATCCCCCAAGGGTGAAGGGGAATCGCCCCCCGTGAACGGAACAGAGGAGGCAGCCGGGGCCACTGGCGATGCCATCGAGCCAGCACCCCCTAGCCAGGGCGCTGAGGTCAAGGGGGATGCCCCCGCCAAGGAGACccccaagaagaagaagaaattctctTTCAAGAAGCCTTTCAAATTGAGTGGTCTGTCCTTCAAGAGAAATcggaaggagggtgggggtgattcttctgcctcctcacccacagaggaagagcaggagcagggggagaTCGGTGCCTGCAGCGAGGAAGGCACAGCCCAGGAAGGGAAGGCTGTTGCCACCCCCGagagccaggagccccaggccaAGGGGGCAGAGGCTAGTGCTGCCTCcaagggaggagacacagaagaggCAGGGCCCCAGGCTGCAGAGCCATCCACTCCCTCGGGGCCGGAGAGTGGCCCTACACCCGCCAGCGAGCAGAATGAGTag
- the HDAC1 gene encoding histone deacetylase 1 isoform X3 has translation MKPHRIRMTHNLLLNYGLYRKMEIYRPHKANAEEMTKYHSDDYIKFLRSIRPDNMSEYSKQMQRFNVGEDCPVFDGLFEFCQLSTGGSVASAVKLNKQQTDIAVNWAGGLHHAKKSEASGFCYVNDIVLAILELLKYHQRVLYIDIDIHHGDGVEEAFYTTDRVMTVSFHKYGEYFPGTGDLRDIGAGKGKYYAVNYPLRDGIDDESYEAIFKPVMSKVMEMFQPSAVVLQCGSDSLSGDRLGCFNLTIKGHAKCVEFVKSFNLPMLMLGGGGYTIRNVARCWTYETAVALDTEIPNELPYNDYFEYFGPDFKLHISPSNMTNQNTNEYLEKIKQRLFENLRMLPHAPGVQMQVIPEDAIPEESGDEDEEDPDKRISICSSDKRIACEEEFSDSDEEGEGGRKNSSNFKKAKRVKTEDEKEKDPEEKKEVTEEEKTKEEKQEAKGVKEEVKLA, from the exons ATGAAGCCTCACCGAATCCGCATGACTCACAATTTGCTACTTAACTATGGTCTCTAtcgaaaaatggaaatatat CGCCCTCACAAGGCCAATGCTGAGGAGATGACCAAGTACCACAGTGACGACTACATTAAATTCTTGCGCTCCATCCGCCCAGATAACATGTCTGAGTACAGCAAACAGATGCAGAGAT TCAACGTTGGTGAGGACTGTCCGGTATTTGATGGCCTGTTTGAGTTCTGTCAGTTATCTACTGGTGGCTCTGTGG CAAGTGCTGTGAAACTTAATAAGCAGCAGACGGACATCGCTGTGAATTGGGCTGGGGGCCTGCATCATGCAAAGAAGTCTGAGGCATCTGGCTTCTGTTACGTCAATGATATCGTCTTGGCCATCCTGGAACTGCTAAA GTATCACCAGAGGGTGCTGTATATTGACATTGATATTCACCACGGCGATGGCGTGGAAGAGGCCTTCTATACCACAGACCGGGTCATGACTGTGTCCTTTCATAAATACGGAGAGTACTTCCCGGGAACTGGGGACCTACGG GATATTGGGGCTGGCAAAGGCAAGTATTACGCTGTTAACTACCCGCTCCGAGATGGGATCGATGACGAGTCCTATGAGGCCATTTTCAAGCCG GTCATGTCCAAAGTAATGGAGATGTTCCAACCCAGTGCAGTTGTCTTACAGTGTGGCTCTGACTCCCTATCTGGGGATCGGTTAGGTTGCTTCAACCTGACCATCAAAG GGCACGCCAAGTGTGTAGAGTTTGTGAAGAGCTTCAACCTGCCTATGCTGATGCTGGGAGGAGGTGGTTATACCATCCGTAACGTGGCCCGCTGCTGGACGTATGAAACAGCCGTGGCTCTGGACACGGAGATCCCAAATG AGCTTCCATACAACGACTACTTCGAATACTTTGGACCAGATTTCAAACTTCACATCAGTCCTTCCAATATGACCAACCAGAACACCAATGAGTACCTGGAGAAGATCAA ACAGCGACTGTTTGAGAACCTGCGAATGCTGCCCCACGCACCTGGGGTCCAAATGCAGGTGATTCCTGAGGATGCCATTCCAGAGGAGAGTGGCGACGAGGACGAAGAAGACCCTGACAAGCGCATCTCGA TCTGTTCCTCTGACAAACGAATCGCCTGTGAGGAAGAGTTCTCGGACTCTGATGAAGAGGGAGAAGGCGGTCGCAAGAACTCTTCCAACTTCAAAAAAGCCAAGAGAGTCAAAACTgaggatgaaaaagagaaagatccagaagagaagaaag AAgtcacagaagaggagaaaaccaaGGAGGAGAAGCAAGAAGCCAAAGG GGTCAAGGAGGAGGTCAAGTTGGCCTGA
- the HDAC1 gene encoding histone deacetylase 1 isoform X5 → MAQTQGTRRKVCYYYDGDVGNYYYGQGHPMKPHRIRMTHNLLLNYGLYRKMEIYRPHKANAEEMTKYHSDDYIKFLRSIRPDNMSEYSKQMQRFNVGEDCPVFDGLFEFCQLSTGGSVASAVKLNKQQTDIAVNWAGGLHHAKKSEASGFCYVNDIVLAILELLKYHQRVLYIDIDIHHGDGVEEAFYTTDRVMTVSFHKYGEYFPGTGDLRDIGAGKGKYYAVNYPLRDGIDDESYEAIFKPVMSKVMEMFQPSAVVLQCGSDSLSGDRLGCFNLTIKGHAKCVEFVKSFNLPMLMLGGGGYTIRNVARCWTYETAVALDTEIPNELPYNDYFEYFGPDFKLHISPSNMTNQNTNEYLEKIKQRLFENLRMLPHAPGVQMQVIPEDAIPEESGDEDEEDPDKRISICSSDKRIACEEEFSDSDEEGEGGRKNSSNFKKAKRVKTEDEKEKDPEEKKGSRRRSSWPEQTSPVVASCQVSHLSPTTPQILYFLSLCVFI, encoded by the exons GGGATGTTGGAAATTACTATTATGGACAAGGCCACCCAATGAAGCCTCACCGAATCCGCATGACTCACAATTTGCTACTTAACTATGGTCTCTAtcgaaaaatggaaatatat CGCCCTCACAAGGCCAATGCTGAGGAGATGACCAAGTACCACAGTGACGACTACATTAAATTCTTGCGCTCCATCCGCCCAGATAACATGTCTGAGTACAGCAAACAGATGCAGAGAT TCAACGTTGGTGAGGACTGTCCGGTATTTGATGGCCTGTTTGAGTTCTGTCAGTTATCTACTGGTGGCTCTGTGG CAAGTGCTGTGAAACTTAATAAGCAGCAGACGGACATCGCTGTGAATTGGGCTGGGGGCCTGCATCATGCAAAGAAGTCTGAGGCATCTGGCTTCTGTTACGTCAATGATATCGTCTTGGCCATCCTGGAACTGCTAAA GTATCACCAGAGGGTGCTGTATATTGACATTGATATTCACCACGGCGATGGCGTGGAAGAGGCCTTCTATACCACAGACCGGGTCATGACTGTGTCCTTTCATAAATACGGAGAGTACTTCCCGGGAACTGGGGACCTACGG GATATTGGGGCTGGCAAAGGCAAGTATTACGCTGTTAACTACCCGCTCCGAGATGGGATCGATGACGAGTCCTATGAGGCCATTTTCAAGCCG GTCATGTCCAAAGTAATGGAGATGTTCCAACCCAGTGCAGTTGTCTTACAGTGTGGCTCTGACTCCCTATCTGGGGATCGGTTAGGTTGCTTCAACCTGACCATCAAAG GGCACGCCAAGTGTGTAGAGTTTGTGAAGAGCTTCAACCTGCCTATGCTGATGCTGGGAGGAGGTGGTTATACCATCCGTAACGTGGCCCGCTGCTGGACGTATGAAACAGCCGTGGCTCTGGACACGGAGATCCCAAATG AGCTTCCATACAACGACTACTTCGAATACTTTGGACCAGATTTCAAACTTCACATCAGTCCTTCCAATATGACCAACCAGAACACCAATGAGTACCTGGAGAAGATCAA ACAGCGACTGTTTGAGAACCTGCGAATGCTGCCCCACGCACCTGGGGTCCAAATGCAGGTGATTCCTGAGGATGCCATTCCAGAGGAGAGTGGCGACGAGGACGAAGAAGACCCTGACAAGCGCATCTCGA TCTGTTCCTCTGACAAACGAATCGCCTGTGAGGAAGAGTTCTCGGACTCTGATGAAGAGGGAGAAGGCGGTCGCAAGAACTCTTCCAACTTCAAAAAAGCCAAGAGAGTCAAAACTgaggatgaaaaagagaaagatccagaagagaagaaag GGTCAAGGAGGAGGTCAAGTTGGCCTGAGCAGACCTCTCCAGTTGTGGCTTCCTGCCAAGTTTCCCACCtttctcccacaacccctcagattttatattttctatctctctgtgtatttatataa